A region from the Geobacter benzoatilyticus genome encodes:
- a CDS encoding SDR family oxidoreductase: MKRVFIVGCGDIGRRVARLAMVEGAEVAALVRSEESAARLKGLGISTAEGNLDDAASLSGLPTRDAVVFYFAPPPGGGITEPRVRAFCAAIRPGDEPIKVIYLSTSGVYGDCGDAEVTEETPANPQTARAKRRYDAETAVRAWGEDRGVPTVVLRVTGIYGPGRLPLQQLSSGQPVLQESDASFTNRIHSEDLARICMAAAERGENGDIFNVSDGNPGTMTEYFTACADALGYPRPRQVTMEEAKKVMTPLMLSYVTESRRMGNAKMLRKLGIKLLYPTLPEGLKASVDR; the protein is encoded by the coding sequence GTGAAACGGGTGTTCATCGTTGGATGTGGCGATATCGGGAGACGGGTAGCACGGCTTGCCATGGTCGAGGGTGCTGAGGTCGCGGCACTCGTCCGTTCGGAGGAAAGCGCCGCCAGACTGAAAGGTCTAGGCATTAGCACCGCGGAGGGGAACCTGGACGATGCCGCATCCCTTTCCGGTCTGCCCACGCGGGATGCCGTTGTCTTCTACTTTGCCCCTCCGCCCGGGGGAGGGATAACCGAACCTCGGGTTCGTGCTTTCTGTGCCGCCATCAGGCCGGGCGACGAGCCGATAAAGGTAATCTATCTCAGTACCAGCGGCGTTTACGGCGACTGCGGCGATGCGGAGGTCACCGAGGAGACCCCCGCCAATCCTCAGACTGCGAGGGCGAAGAGGCGCTACGATGCCGAAACTGCGGTGCGTGCCTGGGGGGAGGACCGGGGCGTTCCGACCGTCGTGTTGCGGGTCACGGGCATCTACGGGCCGGGGCGGCTTCCGCTCCAGCAGTTGTCAAGCGGCCAGCCGGTACTTCAGGAGAGCGATGCATCCTTTACCAACCGTATTCATTCGGAGGATCTGGCCCGGATTTGCATGGCCGCAGCCGAGCGGGGTGAGAACGGCGATATCTTCAATGTGAGCGACGGCAATCCCGGCACCATGACGGAGTACTTCACCGCCTGCGCCGATGCCCTGGGCTATCCCCGTCCCCGCCAGGTGACCATGGAGGAGGCAAAAAAGGTCATGACTCCTCTCATGCTTTCATATGTCACCGAGTCGCGGCGTATGGGCAATGCAAAGATGCTCCGGAAACTGGGGATTAAATTGCTCTATCCGACCTTGCCGGAAGGTTTGAAAGCAAGCGTTGACCGTTAA